The Vespula vulgaris chromosome 4, iyVesVulg1.1, whole genome shotgun sequence genome has a segment encoding these proteins:
- the LOC127063543 gene encoding dehydrogenase/reductase SDR family protein 7-like yields the protein MKEQETLKGWYIIWWLFKLIGFPITIPWLLYHLFDIMQQRKQKAILNNKVVMITGASSGLGEALAHVFYSCGCRLILIARRGAELERVKNTLLEKHCTVQTHPPIILPLDLTDINSLQSKVSKVLTIHGKIDILINNAGISYRGEIINTNVDVDIKVMLLNYFAQIALTKAVLPSMLKQQSGHIVCISSVQGKISIPHRSAYAASKHALQAWCDSSRAELAEHNVNVTVISPGYIKTALSLNALTGSGEIYGVMDQTTEQGYSPKYVAKKVLQAVLKKEKDVVIASITPKCGILIRFLCPSLYFWLMEKRAKKFTKEK from the exons ATGAAAGAGCAAGAAACCTTAAAAGGATGGTACATCATATGGtggttatttaaattaattggaTTTCCAATTACTATACCATGGTTATTGTACCATTTATTTGACATTATGCagcaaagaaaacaaaaggctatattaaataataag GTTGTAATGATAACCGGTGCTAGTTCTGGATTAGGCGAAGCATTAGCTCATGTATTTTATAGTTGTGGTTGTCGACTTATTTTAATTGCAAGGAGGGGAGCCGAGttagaaagagtaaaaaatacGTTATTGGAGAAACATTGC ACAGTTCAGACTCATCCACCTATAATTCTACCTTTGGATTTAACTGATATCAATTCTTTACAATCCAAAGTATCAAAAGTTTTAACGATACATGGGAAAATtgacattttaataaataatgctGGTATTTCATATCGaggagaaattattaatacaaatgtAGATGTAGACATTAAAGTGATGcttcttaattattttgcACAAATAGCTTTAACTAaag CTGTTCTTCCATCAATGTTAAAACAGCAAAGTGGACATATAGTGTGTATTAGCAGTGTTCAGGGTAAAATTTCGATACCACATAG GTCTGCATATGCAGCGTCTAAACACGCATTACAAGCTTGGTGTGACTCCTCTAGAGCAGAATTAGCTGAACACAATGTAAATGTTACAGTAATTAGTCCTGGATATATAAAGACTGCTTTGTCATTAAATGCTTTAACAGGAAGTGGTGAAATATATGGAG TAATGGATCAAACTACAGAGCAAGGATATTCTCCTAAATATGTTGCCAAAAAAGTTCTACAAGCTGtactgaagaaagaaaaggatgtaGTTATTGCTTCGATTACCCCAAAATGTGGTATACTTATACGTTTCTTAtgtccttctctttatttttggCTCATGGAAAAGCGTgctaaaaaatttacaaaagaaaagtaa
- the LOC127063540 gene encoding glucose-fructose oxidoreductase domain-containing protein 1, translating to MTLPGIGVFGTGSIVRVIIPFLREKGFKIKAIWGRTLSEVSEAAADLEIPFHTSRIDDVLLRKDVDLIFIMCSPSLHAQIAVKALGIGKHVVCDKPAGLSQSEALKMVRAAQYYPSLISIVNHSLRFLPAFVTMKKALEEDYLGGPITVIEIRVHMGSLLHNDYDWLCDDTMGGGILALVGSHVIDLIFHLVGQRAIRVHAVVRTFTQTTKYINGIRHITSPDFCTFQIELSGGALVTATLSNHLQGQLSQEVLICGGSNHLLVCNGDLYGFKGGQEEILYRDTEDLELPLPVSNSIPRPYIKGLRNMIAALREAFQSVEDKRGWVKEPVFCAATFEDGLYVQAVIDALRQSNKRREWAKVNILTEEPDPNPLLSAAVRATAISI from the exons ATGACATTACCTGGCATTGGAGTGTTTGGCACAGGAAGTATTGTTAGAGTAATTATTCCCTTTTTGAGAGAGAAGGGATTTAAGATTAAAGCTATATGGGGCAGAACGTTATCCGAAGTATCAGAAGCAGCAGCGGATCTAGAAATACCATTTCATACGAGTCGTATAGATGACGTACTTCTTAGGAAAGATGtagatttaattttcatcatGTGTTCGCCAAGTTTACATGCACAGATTGCAGTCAAAGCTCTAGGTATTGGGAAACATGTAGTGTGTGATAAACCTGCTGGTTTAAGTCAAAGTGAAGCGTTAAAAATGGTTAGGGCTGCTCAATATTATCCATCGTTAATAAGCATAGTCAATCATAGTTTAAGATTTCTACCAGCATTTGTTACCATGAAAAAAGCTTTAGAAGAAGACTACTTAGGAGGTCCAATAACGGTTATTGAAATTAGAGTACATATGGGAAGTTTATTACATAATG ATTATGACTGGTTGTGCGATGATACGATGGGTGGTGGAATTTTAGCGTTAGTAGGCAGCCATGTTATAGACTTAATATTCCATTTGGTTGGTCAACGTGCTATAAGAGTACATGCTGTTGTTCGAACTTTTACTCAAACTACAAAGTATATAAATGGTATACGTCATATAACATCACCTGATTTTTGTACTTTTCAAATCGAGTTGAGCGGAGGAGCACTGGTTACAGCCACATTGAGTAATCACTTGCAAGGGCAGCTTTCTCAAGAAGTATTAATATGCGGCGGTAGTAATCATCTCCTTGTTTGCAACGGAGACTTGTATGGATTTAAAGGAGGACaagaagaaattctttatAGGGATACCGAAGATTTAGAATTACCTCTACCTGTTTCTAATTCTATTCCACGTCCTTATATCAAAGGATTACGAAATATGATTGCTGCATTAAGAGAAGCTTTTCAATCGGTTGAAGACAAGAGAGGTTGGGTAAAAGAACCTGTATTTTGTGCTGCTACGTTTGAAGACGGCCTATATGTACAAGCAGTTATCGATGCATTACGTCAAAGTAACAAACGCCGAGAATGGGCtaaagttaatattttaacaGAAGAGCCTGATCCAAATCCATTACTGAGTGCTGCTGTTAGAGCTACAGCTATATCAATATAA
- the LOC127063557 gene encoding transmembrane protein 11 homolog, mitochondrial: MRLPVKMVDKGVYRDDNSKVAIIREVYDSENAHETFEYELERALESECTLIIIEPSKLGDETSRWITVGNCLHKTATLSGLTAITTGLIWGDRPYICGTLGFVSLITCGLYTLSWQFDPCCQYQVETDTSKLPHVEVLAILGPSSPTFLVRKDDTRRRILHATVTLGAISISAWRIYQAFK; this comes from the exons ATGAGATTGCCTGTAAAGATGGTAGATAAAGGTGTTTACAG GGATGATAACTCAAAAGTTGCAATTATTAGAGAAGTGTATGACAGTGAAAATGCTCATGAAACTTTTGAGTACGAGTTAGAAAGAGCTCTCGAGTCTGAATGTACTTTAATCATTATTGAACCATCGAAATTAGGAGATGAAACTTCCAGATGGATAACGGTTGGAAATTGTCTTCATAAAACTGCGACGTTATCTGGCTTAACAGCCATCACGACAG GTCTTATATGGGGCGATCGACCTTATATTTGTGGCACATTAGGTTTTGTATCACTTATAACTTGTGGACTTTATACGTTATCATGGCAGTTTGATCCATGCTGTCAATACCAAGTAGAAACTGACACAAGTAAGCTACCACACGTAGAAGTGTTAGCTATCTTAGGTCCATCATCACCAACGTTCCTTGTAAGAAAGGATGATACAAGGAGACGAATTCTTCATGCGACTGTTACACTGGGAGCGATTAGCATTAGTGCATGGAGAATTTACCAAGCTTTTAAGTGA
- the LOC127063541 gene encoding 2-oxoglutarate dehydrogenase complex component E1-like yields the protein MKKRKQMITDEKIDWAMGEGLAFLSLLKEGHHVRLSGQDVERGTFSHRMHIIHDQKRDKIYRNLLNNVFPGQALYTVSNSSLSEYGVCGFELGYSVYNHETLTIWEGQFGDFCNTCQVILDCILSSGESKWGRQVGLVLFLPHGMEGQGPEHSSARFERFLQMCDDDCIHIPGTEPNAPKNKSAEEIMTKQLFEINWIVCNLSTPANLFHVLRRQILMPFRKPLVIMSPKSLLRHPMVISSFKEIGPGTTFQPLIGDFSVKPEGIKKILFCTGKVYYDLVEERKKNKLEDKIAIIRIEQLCPFPYHLIAHEITKYPKCKIMWFQEEHKNQGSYYYVRERLALALHLPLEEITYGGRVPSASPATGNKTIYTTEYQDMMKVAMLL from the exons atgaaaaaacgaaagcAGATGATAACGGATGAGAAAATTGACTGGGCTATGGGCGAAGGTTTAGCATTCCTTAGTTTGCTAAAAGAAGGACATCACGTAAGATTATCCGGGCAAGACGTCGAACGTGGGACCTTTTCCCATCGGATGCATATTATTCATGatcaaaagagagacaaaatatACAGAAACCTTCTTAACAACGTGTTTCCTGGTCAAGCGCTTTATACCGTTTCAAATTCTTCGTTATCGGAATACGGGGTTTGCG GTTTCGAGTTAGGCTACTCGGTTTACAATCACGAGACACTTACGATTTGGGAAGGACAATTCGGCGATTTTTGTAATACCTGTCAG GTTATCTTGGATTGTATATTATCTTCTGGCGAATCAAAATGGGGTAGGCAAGTGGGATTAGTCTTGTTTCTACCACATGGCATGGAAGGTCAAGGACCTGAACACTCGTCCGCAagattcgaaagatttttgcAAATGTGCGACGACGATTGCATTCACATTCCTGGAACAGAACCGAATGCTCCCAAAAATAAATCTGCGGAAGAGATTATGACGAAACaactttttgaaataaattggaTCGTTTGCAATTTGAGTACACCGGCAAACTTGTTTCATGTTTTGCGACGGCAAATATTGATGCCTTTTAGAAAACCACTG GTAATCATGTCGCCAAAATCATTGCTTCGACATCCCATGGTGATATCGAGTTTCAAAGAAATAGGCCCTGGCACAACGTTTCAACCTCTGATTGGAGATTTTTCTGTCAAACCAGAAggcattaaaaaaatactctTTTGTACGGGAAAAGTATACTATGATCTCGTGGAAGAacgtaagaaaaacaaattggaAGATAAAATAGCAATAATTCGAATCGAACAACTCTGTCCCTTTCCGTATCACCTTATTGCGCATGAAATAACTAAATATCCGAAATGCAAG ATAATGTGGTTTCAAGAAGAACACAAAAACCAAGGTTCATACTATTATGTAAGAGAAAGATTAGCGTTAGCTTTACATCTCCCACTGGAAGAAATAACTTATGGTGGTCGAGTACCTAGTGCTTCTCCAGCTACTGGCAATAAGACTATTTATACGACAGAATACCAAGACATGATGAAAGTAGCTATGCTTCTTTGA